The following are encoded in a window of Phragmites australis chromosome 22, lpPhrAust1.1, whole genome shotgun sequence genomic DNA:
- the LOC133904732 gene encoding suppressor of mec-8 and unc-52 protein homolog 2-like encodes MSSKKNYYKEKMMRRKEEKKEEPETPRYRDRAKERREDQNPDYEPTELGSFHAVAPPGTDLRLADAQKISIEKSKYLGGDLEHTHLVKGLDYALLHKVRSENEKKPDADDGKDAKSRITKEDQVVTFRTATAKSVYQWIIKPQSTVKANEMFLPGRMAFIYNMDGGLTNDIPTTLHRSKADCPVPEEMVTVSVDGSVLDRIAKIMSYLRLGSSGKVLKKKKKERDTKGKNNFASGDYDEPVRPSQTNGSALKNQSEKDMPPPPVPPPRNNDFNGTEKQSVPIARTDDDDIFVGDGVDYSVPNKEMSLSPVSEDMEESPRNHQKQSYFTEPMYGPVPPSEPAQAWQQPSEYDAVQAQMVAAGYQGDWSGYVYAEQQLGYPEQYVQQSTQEYDVLADPSISQDPSFMTQADKDRGLGSVFKRDDQRLKQLREKDAREKDPNFISDSYSECYPGYQEYNNEIAGSDDEDDLSKMDMGGRAKGRLHRWDFETEDEWAKYNDQKEAMPKAAFQFGVKMQDGRKTRKQNKDQKLTNDLHKINKILARKKGEKDGADDGGHYDDDLPSAKKQRG; translated from the exons ATGTCGTCGAAGAAGAACTACTACAAGGAGAAGATGATGCGGCGAAA agaggagaaaaaagaagaaccGGAGACACCGAGGTATCGGGATCGTGCTAAGGAGCGTCGTGAAGATCAAAATCCAGACTATGAACCTACAGAGCTTGGTTCATTTCATGCAGTGGCACCTCCTGGGACAGATTTGAG ACTGGCAGATGCACAAAAGATTTCAATTGAAAAAAGCAAATATCTTGGAG GTGACTTGGAGCATACACATCTGGTCAAAGGCTTGGACTACGCTCTACTTCACAAAGTACGAAGTGAAAATGAAAAGAAGCCTGATGCAGATGATGGGAAGGATGCAAAGTCAAG GATAACAAAAGAAGACCAGGTGGTCACGTTCCGCACTGCTACTGCAAAg TCTGTCTACCAATGGATCATTAAGCCACAAAGCACAGTAAAGGCGAACGAAATGTTTCTTCCTGGTCGAATGGCATTTATTTACAATATG GATGGTGGACTCACCAATGATATTCCAACAACTCTTCACAGGAGCAAAGCAGATTGCCCTGTTCCAGAG GAGATGGTTACTGTCAGTGTGGATGGTTCTGTACTTGACAGGATTGCTAAAATTATGTCATACCTTCGACTTGGATCATCAGGGAAAGtcttaaagaaaaagaaaaaggagagagataCCAAAG GGAAGAACAATTTTGCAAGCGGTGACTATGATGAGCCAGTAAGACCTTCTCAAACTAATGGTTCTGCTCTGAAAAATCAATCAGAAAAGGATATGccaccaccaccagtaccaCCCCCTCGAAACAATGATTTTAATGGGACGGAGAAACAGTCTGTCCCTATCGCTAGAACAGACGATGATGACATTTTTGTCGGAGATGGAGTTGACTATTCTGTTCCTAACAAGGAAATGAGCCTGAGCCCTGTTTCTGAGGATATGGAAGAATCCCCACGTAACCATCAGAAGCAATCCTATTTCACTGAACCTATGTATGGCCCTGTACCACCGTCTGAACCTGCTCAGGCTTGGCAACAACCG AGTGAGTATGATGCTGTTCAAGCCCAAATGGTAGCTGCTGGATATCAAGGCGACTGGTCAGGCTATGTGTATGCAGAACAGCAATTGGGTTATCCAGAACAATATGTGCAACAGAGTACCCAGGAGTATGATGTGTTAGCTGACCCAAGCATATCCCAAGATCCAAGTTTCATGACTCAAGCCGATAAGGATCGGGGTTTAGGTTCTGTTTTCAAACGTGATGACCAAAGGCTTAAGCAGCTGAGGGAAAAAGATGCACGGGAGAAAGATCCGAATTTTATTTCAGATAGTTACTCGGAGTGTTATCCTGGCTATCAGGAATATAATAATGAGATTGCagggagtgatgatgaagatgatctaTCAAAGATGGATATGGGTGGACGG GCTAAGGGCCGTCTCCACAGGTGGGACTTTGAGACGGAAGATGAGTGGGCGAAATACAACGACCAGAAAGAAGCCATGCCAAAGGCTGCATTTCAGTTTGGGGTGAAGATGCAGGACGGCAGGAAGACCAGGAAGCAGAACAAGGACCAGAAGCTCACGAATGACCTCCACAAGATAAACAAGATCCTGGCCAGGAAGAAGGGCGAGAAAGATGGAGCAGACGATGGCGGCCATTATGATGATGATTTGCCTAGTGCGAAGAAACAACGCGGCTGA
- the LOC133904390 gene encoding long chain acyl-CoA synthetase 6, peroxisomal-like isoform X3: protein MGYSVVLPEKLQTGKWDVYRSARSPLRLINRFPGNPDIGTLHDNFVHNVLWCSKLHRYAVETFRDCRYLGTRICTDGTVGEYKWMTYGEASTSRTAIGSGLIYHGILEGARIGLYFINRPEWIIVDHACAAYSYVSVPLYDTLGPDAVQFIVNHATVEVIFCVPQTLSTLLSFIAQMPCVRLIVVVGGDDAKMPSAPTTTGVQIISYTKLHNQGKVSPQPFRSPKPEDVATICYTSGTTGTPKGAVLSHENLIANVAGSSLGIKFYPTDVYISYLPLAHIYERSNQIALLHCGVAIGFYQGDNLKLMDDLAALRPTVFASVPRLYNRIYAAITNAVKESGGLKERLFRTAYSAKRQAIINGQNPSPMWDKLVFNKIKARLGGRVRLMSSGASPLSADVMEFLRICFGGEILEGYGMTETSCVISTMDIGDKLIGHVGSPNPSCEVKLVDVPEMNYTSEDKPYPRGEICVRGPTIFHGYYKDEIQTREVIDQDGWLHTGDIGLWLPGGRLKIIDRKKNIFKLAQGEYIAPEKIENVYAKCKFIAQCFIYGDSLNSALVAIVAVEPELLKAWAASEGIQYEDLRQLCADPRARAAVLADMDSIGKEAQLRGFEFAKAVTLAAEPFTLENGLLTPTFKVKRPQAKAYFAKEISDMYAQLRETESARQKL from the exons ATG GGCTACAGTGTTGTTCTCCCAGAGAAGTTGCAAACTGGAAAGTGGGATGTGTACCG ATCTGCACGATCACCTCTAAGGTTAATAAACAGATTTCCTGGTAACCCAGACATCGGAACGCTGCATGATAATTTTGT GCACAATGTTCTATGGTGTTCCAAATTGCACAGGTATGCAGTTGAGACTTTTAGAGATTGTAGATACCTGGGTACAAGAATCTGCACAGATGGAACAGTTGGAGA GTACAAATGGATGACATATGGAGAAGCTAGTACGAGCAGGACTGCAATAGGTTCTGGTCTTATTTATCATGGAATACTTGAA GGTGCACGCATTGGTCTGTATTTTATAAACAGACCTGAATGGATCATAGTGGACCATGCTTGTGCTGCATATTCATATGTATCTGTGCCACTTTATGACACTCTTG GTCCAGATGCAGTTCAATTCATTGTGAACCATGCAACAGTAGAAGTTATATTCTGTGTGCCTCAAACACTAAGCACT CTGTTAAGTTTCATAGCCCAAATGCCATGTGTTCGGCTTATAGTG GTAGTTGGTGGAGATGATGCAAAGATGCCATCTGCACCCACAACTACTGGAGTGCAAATTATATCTTACACCAAGCTGCACAATCAG GGAAAGGTGAGTCCTCAACCTTTTCGATCTCCAAAACCTGAAGATGTTGCAACTATCTGCTACACCAGTGGCACTACTGGCACTCCCAAG GGAGCTGTTCTTTCTCATGAGAACTTAATCGCAAATGTAGCAGGATCAAGCCTTGGAATTAAATTTTACCCCACTGATGT GTATATCTCATATCTACCTTTGGCTCACATCTACGAGAGATCTAACCAGATTGCATTGCTTCACTGTGGTGTTGCCATTGGATTCTACCAAGGG GATAATTTGAAGCTGATGGATGATCTGGCTGCTTTGAGACCAACAGTATTCGCAAGTGTTCCCCGGTTATATAACAGAATTTATGCCGC AATTACAAATGCTGTTAAGGAGTCTGGTGGGCTGAAAGAAAGATTGTTCCGTACTGCATACAGTGCCAAGAGGCAAGCAATTATTAATG GGCAAAATCCATCCCCAATGTGGGACAAGTTGGTATTCAACAAAATAAAAGCTAGGCTTGGTGGACGAGTGAGACTCATGAGTTCAGGTGCTTCTCCATTGTCAGCAGATGTCATGGAATTCTTGAGAAT ATGTTTTGGCGGCGAAATTCTTGAAGGCTATGGAATGACAGAGACATCTTGTGTCATCTCTACAATGGATATTGGTGATAAGTTAATTGGTCATGTCGGATCCCCAAATCCTTCTTGCG AGGTTAAACTTGTGGATGTCCCAGAAATGAATTATACTTCTGAGGATAAACCATATCCTCGTGGAGAAATTTGTGTCAGGGGACCTACAATTTTCCATGGTTATTATAAAGATGAAATCCAAAC AAGAGAGGTCATTGATCAAGATGGCTGGTTGCACACTGGAGACATAGGTTTGTGGCTGCCTGGAGGGCGTCTAAAAATTATAGATAG gAAAAAGAACATTTTCAAGTTAGCTCAAGGAGAATACATAGCTCCAGAAAAGATTGAAAATGTCTATGCTAAGTGCAAGTTCATTGCCCAATGTTTTATATATG GTGATAGTTTAAACTCTGCCCTAGTAGCCATTGTTGCAGTTGAACCAGAGCTGCTGAAGGCTTGGGCTGCATCTGAAGGAATCCAG TACGAGGATTTAAGACAGCTCTGTGCTGATCCTAGAGCAAGAGCAGCTGTCCTGGCTGACATGGATTCTATCGGAAAGGAAGCACAG CTAAGAGGTTTTGAATTTGCTAAAGCTGTTACTCTTGCTGCCGAGCCTTTCACATTGGAAAATGGTCTCCTCACCCCAACATTCAAG GTTAAAAGACCGCAAGCTAAGGCATACTTTGCAAAAGAAATCTCAGATATGTATGCACAGCTGCGAGAGACAGAGTCAGCGAGGCAGAAGTTGTAA
- the LOC133904390 gene encoding long chain acyl-CoA synthetase 6, peroxisomal-like isoform X2, which produces MERGQPEQSPMDAAQRRLRAVSAHLQPPAPTGGCGLAANPTAGEYAHVQGYSVVLPEKLQTGKWDVYRSARSPLRLINRFPGNPDIGTLHDNFVYAVETFRDCRYLGTRICTDGTVGEYKWMTYGEASTSRTAIGSGLIYHGILEGARIGLYFINRPEWIIVDHACAAYSYVSVPLYDTLGPDAVQFIVNHATVEVIFCVPQTLSTLLSFIAQMPCVRLIVVVGGDDAKMPSAPTTTGVQIISYTKLHNQGKVSPQPFRSPKPEDVATICYTSGTTGTPKGAVLSHENLIANVAGSSLGIKFYPTDVYISYLPLAHIYERSNQIALLHCGVAIGFYQGDNLKLMDDLAALRPTVFASVPRLYNRIYAAITNAVKESGGLKERLFRTAYSAKRQAIINGQNPSPMWDKLVFNKIKARLGGRVRLMSSGASPLSADVMEFLRICFGGEILEGYGMTETSCVISTMDIGDKLIGHVGSPNPSCEVKLVDVPEMNYTSEDKPYPRGEICVRGPTIFHGYYKDEIQTREVIDQDGWLHTGDIGLWLPGGRLKIIDRKKNIFKLAQGEYIAPEKIENVYAKCKFIAQCFIYGDSLNSALVAIVAVEPELLKAWAASEGIQYEDLRQLCADPRARAAVLADMDSIGKEAQLRGFEFAKAVTLAAEPFTLENGLLTPTFKVKRPQAKAYFAKEISDMYAQLRETESARQKL; this is translated from the exons ATGGAAAGGGGACAGCCAGAGCAATCCCCAATGGACGCCGCCCAGCGACGGCTCCGCGCGGTCTCCGCCCACCTCCAGCCGCCGGCGCCCACCGGAGGCTGCGGCCTCGCTGCCAATCCCACCGCCGGGGAGTACGCTCATG TGCAGGGCTACAGTGTTGTTCTCCCAGAGAAGTTGCAAACTGGAAAGTGGGATGTGTACCG ATCTGCACGATCACCTCTAAGGTTAATAAACAGATTTCCTGGTAACCCAGACATCGGAACGCTGCATGATAATTTTGT GTATGCAGTTGAGACTTTTAGAGATTGTAGATACCTGGGTACAAGAATCTGCACAGATGGAACAGTTGGAGA GTACAAATGGATGACATATGGAGAAGCTAGTACGAGCAGGACTGCAATAGGTTCTGGTCTTATTTATCATGGAATACTTGAA GGTGCACGCATTGGTCTGTATTTTATAAACAGACCTGAATGGATCATAGTGGACCATGCTTGTGCTGCATATTCATATGTATCTGTGCCACTTTATGACACTCTTG GTCCAGATGCAGTTCAATTCATTGTGAACCATGCAACAGTAGAAGTTATATTCTGTGTGCCTCAAACACTAAGCACT CTGTTAAGTTTCATAGCCCAAATGCCATGTGTTCGGCTTATAGTG GTAGTTGGTGGAGATGATGCAAAGATGCCATCTGCACCCACAACTACTGGAGTGCAAATTATATCTTACACCAAGCTGCACAATCAG GGAAAGGTGAGTCCTCAACCTTTTCGATCTCCAAAACCTGAAGATGTTGCAACTATCTGCTACACCAGTGGCACTACTGGCACTCCCAAG GGAGCTGTTCTTTCTCATGAGAACTTAATCGCAAATGTAGCAGGATCAAGCCTTGGAATTAAATTTTACCCCACTGATGT GTATATCTCATATCTACCTTTGGCTCACATCTACGAGAGATCTAACCAGATTGCATTGCTTCACTGTGGTGTTGCCATTGGATTCTACCAAGGG GATAATTTGAAGCTGATGGATGATCTGGCTGCTTTGAGACCAACAGTATTCGCAAGTGTTCCCCGGTTATATAACAGAATTTATGCCGC AATTACAAATGCTGTTAAGGAGTCTGGTGGGCTGAAAGAAAGATTGTTCCGTACTGCATACAGTGCCAAGAGGCAAGCAATTATTAATG GGCAAAATCCATCCCCAATGTGGGACAAGTTGGTATTCAACAAAATAAAAGCTAGGCTTGGTGGACGAGTGAGACTCATGAGTTCAGGTGCTTCTCCATTGTCAGCAGATGTCATGGAATTCTTGAGAAT ATGTTTTGGCGGCGAAATTCTTGAAGGCTATGGAATGACAGAGACATCTTGTGTCATCTCTACAATGGATATTGGTGATAAGTTAATTGGTCATGTCGGATCCCCAAATCCTTCTTGCG AGGTTAAACTTGTGGATGTCCCAGAAATGAATTATACTTCTGAGGATAAACCATATCCTCGTGGAGAAATTTGTGTCAGGGGACCTACAATTTTCCATGGTTATTATAAAGATGAAATCCAAAC AAGAGAGGTCATTGATCAAGATGGCTGGTTGCACACTGGAGACATAGGTTTGTGGCTGCCTGGAGGGCGTCTAAAAATTATAGATAG gAAAAAGAACATTTTCAAGTTAGCTCAAGGAGAATACATAGCTCCAGAAAAGATTGAAAATGTCTATGCTAAGTGCAAGTTCATTGCCCAATGTTTTATATATG GTGATAGTTTAAACTCTGCCCTAGTAGCCATTGTTGCAGTTGAACCAGAGCTGCTGAAGGCTTGGGCTGCATCTGAAGGAATCCAG TACGAGGATTTAAGACAGCTCTGTGCTGATCCTAGAGCAAGAGCAGCTGTCCTGGCTGACATGGATTCTATCGGAAAGGAAGCACAG CTAAGAGGTTTTGAATTTGCTAAAGCTGTTACTCTTGCTGCCGAGCCTTTCACATTGGAAAATGGTCTCCTCACCCCAACATTCAAG GTTAAAAGACCGCAAGCTAAGGCATACTTTGCAAAAGAAATCTCAGATATGTATGCACAGCTGCGAGAGACAGAGTCAGCGAGGCAGAAGTTGTAA
- the LOC133904390 gene encoding long chain acyl-CoA synthetase 6, peroxisomal-like isoform X1: protein MERGQPEQSPMDAAQRRLRAVSAHLQPPAPTGGCGLAANPTAGEYAHVQGYSVVLPEKLQTGKWDVYRSARSPLRLINRFPGNPDIGTLHDNFVHNVLWCSKLHRYAVETFRDCRYLGTRICTDGTVGEYKWMTYGEASTSRTAIGSGLIYHGILEGARIGLYFINRPEWIIVDHACAAYSYVSVPLYDTLGPDAVQFIVNHATVEVIFCVPQTLSTLLSFIAQMPCVRLIVVVGGDDAKMPSAPTTTGVQIISYTKLHNQGKVSPQPFRSPKPEDVATICYTSGTTGTPKGAVLSHENLIANVAGSSLGIKFYPTDVYISYLPLAHIYERSNQIALLHCGVAIGFYQGDNLKLMDDLAALRPTVFASVPRLYNRIYAAITNAVKESGGLKERLFRTAYSAKRQAIINGQNPSPMWDKLVFNKIKARLGGRVRLMSSGASPLSADVMEFLRICFGGEILEGYGMTETSCVISTMDIGDKLIGHVGSPNPSCEVKLVDVPEMNYTSEDKPYPRGEICVRGPTIFHGYYKDEIQTREVIDQDGWLHTGDIGLWLPGGRLKIIDRKKNIFKLAQGEYIAPEKIENVYAKCKFIAQCFIYGDSLNSALVAIVAVEPELLKAWAASEGIQYEDLRQLCADPRARAAVLADMDSIGKEAQLRGFEFAKAVTLAAEPFTLENGLLTPTFKVKRPQAKAYFAKEISDMYAQLRETESARQKL, encoded by the exons ATGGAAAGGGGACAGCCAGAGCAATCCCCAATGGACGCCGCCCAGCGACGGCTCCGCGCGGTCTCCGCCCACCTCCAGCCGCCGGCGCCCACCGGAGGCTGCGGCCTCGCTGCCAATCCCACCGCCGGGGAGTACGCTCATG TGCAGGGCTACAGTGTTGTTCTCCCAGAGAAGTTGCAAACTGGAAAGTGGGATGTGTACCG ATCTGCACGATCACCTCTAAGGTTAATAAACAGATTTCCTGGTAACCCAGACATCGGAACGCTGCATGATAATTTTGT GCACAATGTTCTATGGTGTTCCAAATTGCACAGGTATGCAGTTGAGACTTTTAGAGATTGTAGATACCTGGGTACAAGAATCTGCACAGATGGAACAGTTGGAGA GTACAAATGGATGACATATGGAGAAGCTAGTACGAGCAGGACTGCAATAGGTTCTGGTCTTATTTATCATGGAATACTTGAA GGTGCACGCATTGGTCTGTATTTTATAAACAGACCTGAATGGATCATAGTGGACCATGCTTGTGCTGCATATTCATATGTATCTGTGCCACTTTATGACACTCTTG GTCCAGATGCAGTTCAATTCATTGTGAACCATGCAACAGTAGAAGTTATATTCTGTGTGCCTCAAACACTAAGCACT CTGTTAAGTTTCATAGCCCAAATGCCATGTGTTCGGCTTATAGTG GTAGTTGGTGGAGATGATGCAAAGATGCCATCTGCACCCACAACTACTGGAGTGCAAATTATATCTTACACCAAGCTGCACAATCAG GGAAAGGTGAGTCCTCAACCTTTTCGATCTCCAAAACCTGAAGATGTTGCAACTATCTGCTACACCAGTGGCACTACTGGCACTCCCAAG GGAGCTGTTCTTTCTCATGAGAACTTAATCGCAAATGTAGCAGGATCAAGCCTTGGAATTAAATTTTACCCCACTGATGT GTATATCTCATATCTACCTTTGGCTCACATCTACGAGAGATCTAACCAGATTGCATTGCTTCACTGTGGTGTTGCCATTGGATTCTACCAAGGG GATAATTTGAAGCTGATGGATGATCTGGCTGCTTTGAGACCAACAGTATTCGCAAGTGTTCCCCGGTTATATAACAGAATTTATGCCGC AATTACAAATGCTGTTAAGGAGTCTGGTGGGCTGAAAGAAAGATTGTTCCGTACTGCATACAGTGCCAAGAGGCAAGCAATTATTAATG GGCAAAATCCATCCCCAATGTGGGACAAGTTGGTATTCAACAAAATAAAAGCTAGGCTTGGTGGACGAGTGAGACTCATGAGTTCAGGTGCTTCTCCATTGTCAGCAGATGTCATGGAATTCTTGAGAAT ATGTTTTGGCGGCGAAATTCTTGAAGGCTATGGAATGACAGAGACATCTTGTGTCATCTCTACAATGGATATTGGTGATAAGTTAATTGGTCATGTCGGATCCCCAAATCCTTCTTGCG AGGTTAAACTTGTGGATGTCCCAGAAATGAATTATACTTCTGAGGATAAACCATATCCTCGTGGAGAAATTTGTGTCAGGGGACCTACAATTTTCCATGGTTATTATAAAGATGAAATCCAAAC AAGAGAGGTCATTGATCAAGATGGCTGGTTGCACACTGGAGACATAGGTTTGTGGCTGCCTGGAGGGCGTCTAAAAATTATAGATAG gAAAAAGAACATTTTCAAGTTAGCTCAAGGAGAATACATAGCTCCAGAAAAGATTGAAAATGTCTATGCTAAGTGCAAGTTCATTGCCCAATGTTTTATATATG GTGATAGTTTAAACTCTGCCCTAGTAGCCATTGTTGCAGTTGAACCAGAGCTGCTGAAGGCTTGGGCTGCATCTGAAGGAATCCAG TACGAGGATTTAAGACAGCTCTGTGCTGATCCTAGAGCAAGAGCAGCTGTCCTGGCTGACATGGATTCTATCGGAAAGGAAGCACAG CTAAGAGGTTTTGAATTTGCTAAAGCTGTTACTCTTGCTGCCGAGCCTTTCACATTGGAAAATGGTCTCCTCACCCCAACATTCAAG GTTAAAAGACCGCAAGCTAAGGCATACTTTGCAAAAGAAATCTCAGATATGTATGCACAGCTGCGAGAGACAGAGTCAGCGAGGCAGAAGTTGTAA